Proteins encoded by one window of Rhodobacteraceae bacterium IMCC1335:
- a CDS encoding SDR family NAD(P)-dependent oxidoreductase encodes MQQKSILITGCSSGIGYDAAHRLQAEGWRVFASCRKADDVARLRAEGLESVRIDYSLEATIASGLHEVLEKTDGRLDALFNNGAFACPGAVEDLPRAALAALFETNLFGYHDLTRQVIPIMRAQGSGRILNCSSVLGFVALPWRGAYVASKFALEGLTHTLRLEMRDSPIDVVLIQPGPITSHIRQNAIPHFEKWIDWRGSARAAFYERHLVKRLYEDAGPDKFELPASAVSDTLLRALSVKKPRANYYVTAPTYMASWMRRLLPQRALDYLLTRG; translated from the coding sequence ATTCAGCAAAAATCGATTCTCATCACCGGATGTTCCTCCGGCATTGGCTATGATGCGGCGCATCGGCTGCAGGCGGAAGGTTGGCGGGTTTTTGCCAGCTGCCGGAAAGCGGATGATGTGGCACGTCTGCGTGCCGAGGGATTGGAGAGCGTGCGAATAGATTACAGCCTTGAAGCCACCATCGCATCGGGGTTACACGAAGTGCTCGAAAAAACCGATGGGCGCCTTGATGCCTTGTTCAACAATGGCGCTTTTGCCTGCCCCGGCGCGGTCGAGGATCTGCCGCGCGCCGCTTTGGCGGCTTTGTTTGAAACCAATCTCTTTGGATATCACGATTTAACCCGCCAAGTCATTCCAATCATGCGCGCGCAGGGTTCTGGACGCATTCTCAATTGTTCTTCAGTGCTGGGCTTCGTTGCCTTGCCATGGCGGGGGGCGTATGTGGCCAGCAAATTTGCGCTGGAAGGGTTGACGCATACTTTGCGGCTTGAAATGCGCGATAGTCCGATTGACGTGGTGCTTATTCAACCCGGGCCGATCACCAGTCATATCCGTCAAAACGCAATTCCACATTTTGAGAAATGGATTGATTGGCGCGGATCAGCCCGCGCGGCATTTTATGAACGTCACTTGGTAAAACGTCTGTATGAAGATGCGGGGCCAGATAAGTTTGAATTGCCGGCCAGTGCGGTCAGCGATACGCTGCTGCGCGCGCTCAGCGTTAAGAAACCAAGAGCCAACTATTATGTGACCGCTCCCACCTATATGGCCAGTTGGATGCGCCGCTTGCTGCCACAGCGCGCTTTGGATTATCTGCTGACCCGCGGTTAA
- a CDS encoding DNA topoisomerase 4 subunit A, with protein MDEITDDPNIDGITSEPLRRAIGDRYLTYALSTIMHRALPDARDGLKPVHRRILYAMRELRLSATGGFRKSAKISGDVMGNYHPHGDAAIYDAMARLAQDFNVRYTLVDGQGNFGNIDGDNPAASRYTEARMTAVAEALLEGLNENAVDFRENYDGTLSEPVVLPASFPNLLANGSSGIAVGMATNIPPHNIAELCDACLHLIKTPDARDDTLLTYVKGPDFPTGGVIVETPEAMAQAYRSGRGSFRLRCKWHVEDLGRGQWQIVITEIPFQVQKSKLIEKIAELIQLKKLPILGDVRDESAEDIRLIIEPRSKNVDPDMLMGMMYRNSDLEIRFAMNMNVLIDGLTPKVCSMKEVLRAFLDHRQEVLLRRSKYRIDKIDHRLEVLNGLIIAFLNLDRVIDIIRYDEDPKAALMAEIWDPSKPRATSEADYRGPNLEQIGSLSEVQAEAILNMRLRSLRRLEEVQLVNEREALTLERAGLQALLDDTALQWAKVSEEIKATKKQFGKDYAGGARRTVFSEARDVEDVPMEAMIDREPITVVCSKMGWIRAMTGHIDLARELKFKDGDESAFIFHAETTDRLLVFASNGRFYTISAANLPGGRGMGEPLRLMIDLPNDCEILDILIHKPGRRLLVASSAGDGFIVPEDEIIAQTRSGRQVLNVRGDIKAKTCLPIAGDHVAVVGENRKVLVFSIEELPEMNRGKGVRLQKYKDGGLSDVTTFDMAAGLSWLDPAGRTRTETDLLEWTSKRASAGRMAPRGFPRDNRFTKPPASND; from the coding sequence ATGGATGAAATAACCGACGACCCCAATATAGATGGCATCACCTCTGAACCGCTACGGCGGGCGATTGGCGATCGGTATTTAACCTACGCGCTCTCTACGATCATGCATCGCGCCCTGCCCGATGCCCGCGATGGCTTGAAGCCAGTGCATCGCCGCATCCTTTATGCGATGCGCGAATTGCGCCTCAGCGCAACTGGCGGGTTTCGTAAATCGGCCAAGATCAGCGGCGATGTGATGGGCAATTATCATCCCCATGGCGATGCTGCGATCTATGATGCGATGGCGCGCTTGGCCCAAGATTTCAATGTGCGTTACACGCTTGTCGATGGCCAGGGAAATTTTGGTAATATTGACGGCGATAACCCTGCGGCCAGCCGCTATACAGAAGCGCGCATGACCGCAGTTGCCGAAGCACTTTTGGAAGGTTTGAACGAAAACGCGGTTGATTTTCGCGAAAATTACGATGGCACTTTGAGCGAGCCCGTGGTGCTGCCCGCCAGCTTCCCCAACCTTCTGGCCAATGGCTCAAGCGGCATCGCGGTTGGCATGGCAACCAATATTCCACCGCACAATATTGCCGAACTTTGCGATGCCTGCTTGCATTTGATCAAAACACCAGACGCCCGAGACGATACGCTCTTGACCTATGTAAAAGGCCCCGATTTCCCTACCGGTGGCGTGATCGTAGAAACCCCTGAAGCGATGGCGCAAGCCTATCGTAGCGGCCGCGGTTCCTTTCGGTTGCGGTGCAAATGGCATGTCGAAGACCTTGGGCGCGGGCAATGGCAAATTGTGATAACGGAAATTCCGTTTCAAGTTCAAAAATCCAAGTTAATCGAAAAAATCGCTGAATTAATCCAACTGAAAAAGCTACCGATTTTGGGTGATGTGCGCGATGAAAGCGCAGAAGATATCCGCCTCATCATCGAGCCACGGTCGAAAAACGTCGATCCGGATATGTTGATGGGTATGATGTATCGCAACTCGGATCTGGAAATTCGCTTTGCGATGAACATGAATGTCTTGATCGATGGGCTGACCCCAAAAGTTTGCAGCATGAAAGAGGTGTTGCGGGCCTTTTTGGATCACCGCCAAGAGGTGCTTTTGCGCCGTAGCAAATACCGAATTGATAAAATAGATCATCGGTTGGAAGTTTTAAACGGCTTGATCATCGCATTTTTGAATCTGGATCGGGTGATCGATATTATCCGCTATGATGAGGATCCAAAAGCCGCGCTGATGGCCGAAATCTGGGATCCCTCAAAACCCCGCGCCACCTCTGAGGCCGATTATCGCGGCCCAAATCTTGAACAAATTGGCAGCCTCAGCGAAGTTCAAGCGGAAGCTATCTTAAACATGCGCCTTCGCTCGTTACGGCGCTTGGAAGAGGTGCAATTGGTGAATGAGCGCGAGGCATTGACCCTCGAGCGTGCGGGCTTGCAGGCCCTGCTGGATGATACGGCGCTGCAATGGGCGAAAGTGTCCGAAGAAATCAAAGCCACAAAAAAACAATTCGGCAAAGACTATGCTGGTGGCGCGCGGCGTACGGTTTTTTCAGAAGCACGAGACGTTGAAGATGTGCCGATGGAAGCGATGATCGATCGCGAACCAATCACTGTTGTCTGCAGTAAAATGGGCTGGATCCGCGCAATGACCGGGCATATCGACCTTGCCCGCGAGCTTAAATTCAAGGATGGCGACGAAAGCGCCTTTATATTCCACGCTGAAACCACCGATAGGCTTTTGGTCTTTGCCAGCAACGGCCGCTTCTACACAATCTCGGCCGCCAATCTGCCCGGAGGGCGAGGTATGGGCGAGCCACTACGGTTGATGATAGATTTGCCCAATGACTGCGAAATACTGGATATTTTAATTCATAAACCCGGGCGCCGATTGTTGGTGGCCTCTTCTGCAGGGGATGGGTTTATCGTACCAGAAGACGAAATCATCGCCCAAACGCGCAGCGGCAGACAAGTGCTGAACGTCCGCGGCGATATCAAGGCAAAGACCTGCTTGCCGATTGCAGGGGATCACGTCGCGGTTGTGGGTGAAAATCGAAAAGTCTTGGTATTTTCGATTGAAGAGCTTCCCGAAATGAACCGCGGCAAAGGCGTGCGGCTGCAAAAATATAAAGATGGCGGCCTGTCAGACGTAACCACCTTTGATATGGCCGCGGGTCTCAGCTGGCTAGATCCGGCAGGACGCACGCGCACCGAAACGGATCTGCTGGAATGGACCTCAAAACGGGCCAGCGCGGGCCGCATGGCACCGCGCGGATTCCCGCGCGACAACCGCTTTACAAAACCGCCCGCGTCAAACGATTAA
- a CDS encoding DUF4147 domain-containing protein, which yields MIQDPRNLFETLFGVAVDAADAKSVLKHHLPSPPKGRTVVVGAGKGAAQLAAAFEELYEAPVTGVIVTRYGYATPCQSITVLEAAHPVPDAAGERASAALLNAVAGLTPDDLVVALICGGGSSLLPCPPEGFTLADEQGLNAALLASGAPISSMNALRKQFSKIKGGRLAAAAYPAPVLSLVLSDIPGDDLAQVASGPTLPDQRGAAEALAAIDNYRLDLPKRMRDAIATAQAPLPDDPVFKGHDARLIGSARLSLEAAAQRASALGIPTMILSDAIEGEAADIARMHAAMAREIALRDRPFRKPVLLLSGGETTVTLKGNGRGGRNTEFLLALAIALDGMAGVYGFAADTDGIDGSESNAGAFIGPDTLVRLQKLGLQPRASLANNDAFSAFEALGELFSPGPTGTNVNDFRALLIV from the coding sequence ATGATACAAGATCCAAGAAACCTGTTTGAAACGCTGTTTGGGGTGGCGGTAGATGCTGCGGATGCCAAATCGGTGCTGAAACATCATTTGCCGAGCCCGCCGAAGGGCCGAACGGTTGTGGTGGGGGCTGGAAAAGGCGCCGCGCAATTGGCCGCTGCCTTTGAAGAGCTTTATGAGGCCCCGGTCACCGGCGTTATCGTGACCCGATATGGATACGCAACCCCCTGTCAGTCGATCACGGTTTTGGAGGCTGCACATCCTGTGCCGGATGCCGCGGGCGAGCGGGCCAGCGCCGCGCTGCTGAATGCGGTTGCGGGTTTGACGCCGGATGATTTGGTGGTGGCGTTGATCTGCGGCGGAGGATCCTCATTGTTGCCTTGCCCACCCGAGGGGTTCACCCTGGCCGATGAACAGGGTTTAAACGCAGCTTTATTGGCCTCGGGGGCGCCCATCTCTTCGATGAACGCGCTGCGCAAACAATTCAGCAAAATCAAGGGCGGGCGGCTTGCGGCGGCGGCTTATCCAGCGCCGGTTCTGTCTTTGGTATTATCCGATATTCCGGGCGATGATCTGGCGCAAGTGGCTTCTGGGCCAACCCTTCCCGATCAACGCGGGGCCGCAGAAGCCTTGGCGGCAATTGATAATTATCGCCTTGATTTACCAAAGCGCATGCGCGACGCGATTGCCACAGCGCAGGCCCCTTTGCCAGATGATCCTGTATTTAAAGGGCATGATGCGCGGTTGATTGGATCTGCGCGCTTATCGCTGGAAGCGGCGGCGCAGCGCGCCAGTGCGCTGGGCATACCCACAATGATTCTGTCTGATGCTATTGAGGGCGAGGCGGCGGATATTGCCCGCATGCATGCGGCCATGGCACGTGAAATTGCGCTGCGAGATCGGCCGTTTCGCAAACCTGTATTATTGTTGTCAGGCGGGGAAACCACCGTCACGTTAAAGGGCAATGGGCGCGGCGGGCGCAATACAGAGTTTCTTTTGGCTTTGGCCATTGCGCTTGATGGGATGGCAGGCGTCTACGGCTTTGCCGCCGACACTGATGGTATTGATGGTTCTGAAAGCAATGCTGGGGCCTTTATTGGCCCGGATACGTTGGTACGGCTGCAGAAACTGGGCCTTCAGCCAAGGGCCTCGCTTGCCAATAATGATGCGTTCAGCGCTTTTGAGGCCTTGGGTGAATTATTTTCGCCAGGGCCGACAGGCACCAATGTGAATGATTTCCGCGCGCTTTTAATCGTTTGA
- a CDS encoding aminotransferase class I/II-fold pyridoxal phosphate-dependent enzyme has product MPIPIETFFLDPDAEGTLQGRIQQMIAEGILSGRFQKFEKLPSTRRLATHLGISRITVTLAYTELLANEYLTSKGRSGYYVSPEAPEPPQFKPLPKSEEKVDWTRAIAKHYSETSTFEKPEDWARYKFPFIYGQTDPSLFDHANWRACAMKALGAKDFPSLTADYFDRDDPELIEFIARQTLPRRGIIAAPDEILVTLGAQNALWLSTQVLLNQRRKAVIENPCYPALRDILYQSRCHISAVDVDDYGLPPHRIPNDSSVIFTTPSHQCPTTATMPLQRRKALLSKAQALDALIIEDDYEFEMSFLTPPSPALKSLDEDGRVIYVGSFSKSLFPGLRLGYLVGSAAFIREARALRASVLRHPPGHIQRTAAYFLRLGHYDALIKRMGKTYLQRSKMMEQAIADHGLEIAGKGMHGGSSFWMRAPNGCDTTELAITLRKQSVLIEPGQAFFNDSTPPKNYYRLAFSSISADKINAGIAGIAAILR; this is encoded by the coding sequence ATGCCCATCCCAATAGAAACTTTCTTTTTAGATCCAGACGCCGAGGGCACGCTGCAGGGCCGCATTCAACAAATGATCGCGGAAGGCATCCTATCGGGGCGATTTCAAAAATTTGAAAAATTGCCATCAACGCGGCGCCTTGCGACGCATTTGGGCATAAGCCGCATTACCGTTACATTGGCCTATACCGAATTACTGGCCAATGAATACCTGACCTCGAAAGGACGCTCAGGATATTATGTGTCCCCCGAGGCGCCCGAACCGCCCCAGTTTAAACCGCTGCCTAAATCGGAAGAAAAGGTGGATTGGACACGCGCCATCGCCAAGCATTACTCGGAAACATCCACTTTTGAAAAACCCGAAGATTGGGCGCGCTATAAATTTCCCTTCATTTATGGCCAAACCGATCCCTCGCTTTTTGATCACGCAAATTGGCGCGCCTGCGCAATGAAAGCGCTTGGAGCGAAAGACTTCCCATCTTTAACCGCCGATTACTTTGATCGCGATGATCCCGAGCTTATTGAATTTATCGCCCGGCAAACCTTGCCCCGACGTGGGATTATTGCAGCTCCAGACGAAATTTTAGTCACCTTGGGCGCGCAAAATGCTTTATGGCTTTCAACCCAAGTGTTGCTCAACCAGCGCCGCAAAGCCGTGATCGAAAACCCTTGTTACCCGGCCTTGCGCGATATTCTGTACCAGTCGCGCTGCCATATTTCCGCGGTGGATGTGGATGATTATGGCCTGCCCCCGCATCGGATCCCAAATGACAGCTCGGTTATATTCACGACTCCAAGCCACCAATGTCCGACAACGGCCACCATGCCATTGCAACGCCGCAAAGCCCTATTGTCCAAAGCGCAAGCCTTAGACGCTTTAATCATCGAGGATGATTACGAATTCGAAATGTCGTTTTTGACGCCGCCATCTCCAGCCTTGAAATCATTGGATGAAGATGGCCGCGTTATTTACGTTGGGTCCTTCTCCAAATCGCTCTTTCCTGGGCTACGGCTTGGATATTTGGTCGGATCTGCGGCTTTTATCCGCGAAGCACGGGCGCTGCGTGCCAGCGTTCTGCGCCACCCCCCGGGCCATATTCAAAGAACCGCGGCCTATTTTCTGCGCCTTGGCCATTATGATGCGCTGATCAAACGCATGGGAAAAACATATTTACAGCGCAGCAAAATGATGGAGCAAGCAATCGCAGACCATGGCCTTGAAATTGCCGGGAAAGGCATGCATGGCGGCTCTTCTTTCTGGATGCGCGCGCCAAATGGATGTGACACCACTGAATTGGCCATTACGCTCAGAAAGCAAAGCGTGTTGATCGAACCAGGGCAAGCTTTTTTTAACGATAGCACACCACCCAAAAACTATTATCGTTTGGCGTTTTCTTCAATTTCCGCAGATAAAATTAACGCGGGTATCGCAGGAATAGCCGCAATCCTGCGCTAA
- the xsc gene encoding sulfoacetaldehyde acetyltransferase, whose amino-acid sequence MKMTTEEAFVKTLQMHGIEHAFGIIGSAFMPISDIFPQAGISFWDCAHEGSGGMMADGYTRASGKMSMMIAQNGPGITNFVTAVKTAYWNHTPLLLVTPQAANKTIGQGGFQEVEQMALFEDMVAYQEEVRDASRVAEVLNRVILNAKRASAPAQINMPRDFWTQVIDIDLPEIVSFERPNGGSDAIAQAAALLDSAAFPVILNGAGVILADGIEASKKLAERLDAPVCVGYQHNDAFPGSHPLFAGPLGYNGSKAAMELILKADVVLCLGTRLNPFSTLPGYGIDYWPKDAKIIQVDINADRIGLTKKVSVGIIGDAKKVAEGIFEQLSRSAGDAGRSERKATIAQTKSAWAQQLSSMDHEEDDPGTTWNQRARAAKPDWMSPRMAWRAIQSALPKDAVISSDIGNNCAIGNAYPSFEDGRKYLAPGLFGPCGYGLPSIVGAKIGCPDVPVVGFSGDGAFGIAVTELTAIGRGEWPAVTMIVFRNYQWGAEKRNSTLWYEDNFVGTELDTQVSYAGIAQACALQGVQAHTMDELRDALNKAIEDQMKHGKTTLIEAMINQELGEPFRRDAMKKPVAVAGISASDMRPQTV is encoded by the coding sequence ATGAAAATGACAACCGAAGAAGCCTTTGTAAAAACCCTACAAATGCACGGCATAGAGCACGCATTTGGTATTATCGGCTCGGCCTTCATGCCCATTTCGGATATTTTCCCCCAAGCAGGTATCTCTTTCTGGGATTGTGCTCACGAAGGTTCAGGCGGCATGATGGCGGATGGCTACACCCGCGCCTCTGGCAAAATGTCGATGATGATCGCGCAAAATGGCCCCGGTATTACAAATTTCGTAACCGCCGTAAAAACCGCCTATTGGAATCACACGCCTTTGCTTTTGGTAACGCCGCAAGCCGCCAATAAAACCATCGGACAAGGTGGGTTTCAGGAAGTGGAGCAGATGGCCCTGTTTGAAGATATGGTGGCCTATCAAGAAGAAGTACGCGATGCCAGCCGCGTGGCAGAAGTTCTAAACCGGGTGATATTGAACGCCAAGCGCGCCTCTGCACCGGCGCAAATCAACATGCCGCGTGATTTCTGGACGCAAGTGATTGATATTGATCTGCCCGAAATCGTAAGCTTTGAACGGCCCAATGGCGGCAGCGATGCCATCGCACAGGCAGCAGCGCTTCTGGATTCAGCTGCGTTTCCGGTGATTTTAAACGGTGCAGGGGTGATTTTGGCAGATGGGATTGAAGCAAGCAAAAAGCTTGCCGAGCGCCTCGATGCACCCGTTTGCGTGGGCTATCAGCATAATGACGCCTTCCCCGGCTCGCACCCTCTTTTCGCAGGCCCGCTCGGGTATAACGGATCAAAAGCCGCGATGGAGCTGATTTTAAAAGCGGATGTTGTTTTATGCCTTGGCACCCGCTTAAACCCGTTTTCCACACTGCCGGGATATGGCATTGATTACTGGCCAAAAGACGCAAAAATCATTCAGGTCGATATCAATGCTGACCGAATCGGATTGACCAAAAAAGTCAGTGTTGGAATTATTGGCGATGCGAAAAAAGTGGCCGAGGGCATTTTTGAACAACTTTCGCGATCGGCCGGGGATGCCGGGCGCAGCGAACGCAAAGCCACCATTGCACAAACCAAATCTGCTTGGGCGCAACAACTTTCGAGCATGGATCACGAAGAAGATGATCCCGGCACCACATGGAACCAGCGCGCGCGCGCTGCCAAGCCCGATTGGATGAGCCCCCGCATGGCCTGGCGTGCAATCCAAAGCGCTCTGCCCAAAGATGCTGTGATCAGCTCTGATATCGGCAATAATTGCGCAATCGGAAATGCCTATCCCAGCTTTGAAGACGGCCGTAAATATCTTGCGCCGGGCTTGTTTGGCCCCTGTGGATACGGGCTTCCTTCAATCGTAGGTGCTAAAATTGGATGTCCAGACGTTCCCGTTGTTGGGTTCTCGGGCGATGGCGCGTTTGGTATTGCAGTGACCGAGCTAACCGCAATTGGCCGGGGAGAATGGCCCGCCGTCACCATGATCGTTTTCCGGAATTATCAATGGGGCGCGGAAAAGCGTAACTCAACCTTATGGTACGAAGATAACTTCGTGGGAACCGAGCTTGATACGCAAGTGTCTTATGCCGGCATCGCGCAAGCATGCGCTCTGCAAGGCGTTCAAGCCCATACGATGGATGAGTTGCGCGACGCATTGAACAAGGCGATTGAGGATCAAATGAAACATGGCAAAACCACCCTGATTGAAGCCATGATCAACCAAGAGCTGGGCGAACCGTTCCGCCGCGATGCGATGAAGAAACCGGTTGCGGTTGCGGGCATTAGCGCCTCGGATATGCGACCACAAACCGTCTAA
- a CDS encoding acetate/propionate family kinase gives MPKAKDTALILVLNAGSSSIKFAVFDTDLRQEIGGIVEGIGGASTIKIADQSRAIPFIDHKSALSGILSSLAEHHYGLERFSAAAHRVVHGGRKLTAPVRLTPDIRVEIGNCTPLAPLHNPHNLAAINTLAELAPDLPQYASFDTSFHASNPEVATRYAIPRMIETKGIRRYGFHGLSFSSLVRQLPHISGEKLPSRLLAFHLGNGASLCAIKNGQSVATTMGYSPLDGLTMGTRSGGIDANAVLRLVEDNGLLRTKAILNHESGLLGLSGGKSDMRNLMLDPSADSAFAIEHFCYWSLRHAGSLIAAMEGLDAIAFTGGIGENALGVRARILRGLEWAGVRMNPDANHSHKPRLQAESSKVSIWVVPAREEETIAADALALIQAQ, from the coding sequence ATGCCGAAAGCCAAAGACACCGCTTTGATCTTGGTTTTGAACGCGGGTTCTTCTTCGATTAAATTCGCCGTTTTTGATACCGATCTTCGGCAAGAAATTGGTGGCATTGTTGAAGGGATCGGTGGGGCCTCAACGATTAAGATCGCCGATCAATCGCGCGCGATACCCTTCATCGATCACAAATCGGCGCTCAGCGGTATCTTATCGTCCTTGGCGGAACATCATTACGGTTTAGAGCGATTTTCGGCGGCAGCGCACCGGGTGGTTCACGGCGGGCGCAAGCTGACCGCACCGGTGCGCCTTACCCCGGATATCCGCGTTGAAATCGGCAATTGCACACCTCTTGCACCTTTGCACAACCCCCATAATCTGGCCGCCATTAACACCTTGGCCGAACTGGCGCCTGACCTGCCCCAATATGCCAGCTTTGACACCTCGTTCCACGCAAGCAACCCCGAAGTCGCCACGCGCTATGCGATTCCCCGCATGATCGAAACCAAAGGCATCCGGCGCTACGGGTTTCACGGGCTGTCCTTTTCCTCATTGGTGCGTCAGTTGCCGCATATATCAGGGGAAAAGCTTCCCTCGCGTTTACTGGCCTTTCATTTGGGCAATGGTGCCAGCCTCTGCGCGATTAAAAACGGCCAGTCTGTTGCCACCACAATGGGATATTCACCGCTCGATGGCTTGACCATGGGCACCCGCTCAGGCGGGATCGATGCAAATGCGGTTTTGCGCCTGGTGGAAGATAATGGCCTTTTGCGAACCAAAGCGATTCTGAACCATGAAAGCGGCTTACTTGGATTGTCGGGCGGCAAATCAGATATGCGCAATTTGATGCTGGATCCAAGCGCTGACAGTGCCTTTGCCATCGAACATTTCTGCTATTGGTCTTTGCGCCATGCCGGATCCTTAATCGCGGCCATGGAGGGGCTTGATGCGATTGCTTTCACCGGCGGGATTGGTGAAAACGCTCTCGGGGTCCGCGCGCGTATTTTGCGGGGTTTGGAATGGGCTGGCGTTCGGATGAATCCAGATGCCAATCACAGCCACAAGCCACGCTTGCAGGCGGAAAGTTCAAAAGTATCAATATGGGTTGTACCCGCCAGAGAAGAAGAAACCATCGCGGCAGATGCACTGGCGCTGATTCAGGCGCAATAG
- a CDS encoding phosphate acetyltransferase: MSVLENIFDRAKARAARVVLPEIEDPRIAEAAQQLRAKGLADPVPLSPVSDAMVAGLVERRGLKEAIARRMLAKPMFRAAAMVASGAADAMVAGADSPTKRVIEAASIVIGLRPGVRTPSSFFLMLFPDGRDMIFADCAVNLAPDAGQLADIARASEHSAKALLDRVDMALLSFSTGKSGSGESVDMVAAAAQETGFLGPIQADAALNPAIAAKKSLGQGQANVLIFPDLNAGNIAYKLAQELAGAQAIGPMLQGFSKPVCDLSRGASVSDIVAATAVTVALG; this comes from the coding sequence ATGTCGGTTCTTGAAAATATATTTGACCGCGCGAAAGCGCGTGCCGCGCGGGTGGTGTTGCCGGAAATAGAAGATCCGCGGATTGCCGAAGCGGCGCAACAGCTGCGCGCAAAAGGGCTGGCGGATCCGGTTCCACTAAGCCCAGTAAGCGATGCGATGGTCGCGGGTTTGGTTGAACGCCGCGGGCTTAAAGAGGCGATTGCGAGGCGCATGTTGGCCAAGCCGATGTTCAGGGCTGCCGCGATGGTGGCCTCGGGGGCGGCGGACGCGATGGTGGCTGGCGCTGACAGTCCAACAAAACGGGTGATTGAAGCGGCCAGCATTGTGATCGGGCTGCGCCCTGGCGTGCGCACGCCTTCTTCATTCTTTCTGATGCTTTTCCCTGATGGCCGCGATATGATTTTTGCCGATTGCGCGGTGAACCTAGCGCCTGATGCGGGGCAATTGGCGGATATTGCGCGTGCTTCTGAACACTCGGCTAAGGCTTTGCTGGATCGCGTTGATATGGCGTTGCTCTCGTTTTCAACGGGTAAATCGGGCAGCGGAGAAAGCGTTGATATGGTTGCCGCTGCCGCCCAGGAAACGGGTTTCTTGGGCCCAATCCAAGCCGATGCGGCGTTAAACCCTGCGATTGCAGCGAAAAAATCATTGGGCCAAGGGCAGGCCAATGTATTGATTTTTCCCGATCTTAATGCTGGCAATATTGCATATAAATTGGCCCAAGAACTGGCCGGCGCGCAGGCGATTGGGCCAATGTTACAAGGGTTTTCAAAGCCGGTTTGTGATCTTAGTCGCGGGGCCAGCGTGTCGGATATTGTAGCCGCAACGGCGGTGACTGTGGCGCTGGGGTAA
- a CDS encoding citrate (Si)-synthase: MSTDVKINRGLKSIYFERSGVSHIDGAKGELSYRGYSIHDLATKSTFEEVSYLLIYGELPTPPQLAEFDHKLKAARQLPPAVYDIIKAASAGHPMDVLRTAVSSLAALEPDSQNVSEEDFIENGIRLTSQVPMIIAAHENIRNGRQPIAADPTLSHAANWLWMLKGEVPSEDAARLADVDFILHAEHGSNASSFAARVTIGTEANLHGAIVTALSTLAGPAHGGAAEDVMKMVQEIGTPENAAAYVKEKRGKREPVTGFGHRVYRAEDPRARHMREGVRKLGEEMGAPEWYEILQSVVGAMKPYARHGLNVNVDFYSGVIYQLHGIPMDLYVPIFAIGRMPGWIIQCVEQLRGNILIRPLTLYNGPEMRDYVSLDDR, translated from the coding sequence ATGAGCACAGACGTCAAGATCAACCGTGGTCTAAAAAGTATTTATTTTGAAAGATCTGGCGTGAGCCATATTGACGGCGCGAAGGGCGAGCTCAGTTACCGCGGTTATTCGATCCATGATTTGGCCACCAAATCCACATTTGAAGAGGTCAGCTATCTTTTGATCTATGGGGAATTGCCGACACCGCCCCAACTGGCAGAGTTTGATCATAAATTGAAAGCGGCGCGCCAATTGCCCCCCGCAGTATATGACATCATCAAAGCCGCCAGCGCCGGGCACCCGATGGATGTGTTGCGCACCGCCGTTTCAAGCTTGGCCGCGTTAGAGCCCGACAGCCAAAATGTCAGCGAGGAAGATTTTATCGAAAATGGTATCCGCCTGACCTCACAAGTGCCGATGATCATCGCCGCGCATGAAAATATCCGCAACGGGCGCCAACCCATCGCGGCAGATCCAACGCTGAGCCACGCCGCCAATTGGTTATGGATGTTGAAGGGGGAAGTGCCGTCTGAAGACGCGGCGAGATTGGCGGATGTCGATTTCATCCTCCATGCTGAGCATGGCAGCAATGCCAGCAGCTTCGCCGCCCGCGTCACGATCGGAACCGAAGCCAATTTGCATGGCGCCATCGTCACTGCGCTTTCCACACTGGCGGGGCCGGCGCATGGCGGCGCGGCAGAAGATGTGATGAAAATGGTGCAGGAAATTGGCACGCCTGAGAATGCGGCCGCTTATGTTAAAGAGAAACGCGGCAAACGTGAGCCGGTGACCGGATTTGGCCACCGCGTTTATCGCGCCGAGGATCCGCGCGCGCGTCACATGCGCGAAGGTGTGCGTAAATTGGGCGAAGAAATGGGCGCTCCGGAATGGTATGAAATATTGCAAAGCGTGGTTGGCGCGATGAAACCCTATGCACGCCATGGCCTAAACGTGAATGTCGATTTCTATTCAGGCGTGATTTACCAGTTGCACGGTATTCCGATGGATCTTTACGTTCCAATTTTTGCCATTGGCCGCATGCCAGGATGGATAATCCAATGCGTTGAGCAATTGCGGGGAAATATATTAATTCGCCCACTTACCTTGTATAATGGCCCCGAAATGCGCGACTATGTGAGCCTCGATGATCGATAG